A single region of the Longimicrobiaceae bacterium genome encodes:
- a CDS encoding LrgB family protein, producing the protein MAERVLSAVLAVAATVAVFTLARRLHRRLGWFLLHPVLVAIVVLIAGLRALDVPYAAYDPGGRLLSFFLGPAVVALGVPLYRQLGEIRRNARATLVALAVGGAVGILSACGVAALLSASPEVVRSLAPRSVTTPIAIEIARRAGGLPSLSAVVVILSGVLGAAVGPGVLRAVGVRSRTATGIALGASAHGIGTARAVEEGEVEAAGAGIAIGLMGVATAVLTPGVLALLAWLGALG; encoded by the coding sequence ATGGCTGAGCGGGTCCTCTCCGCCGTGCTCGCGGTCGCCGCGACCGTGGCCGTCTTCACCCTGGCGCGCCGGCTCCACCGGCGGCTCGGCTGGTTCCTCCTGCACCCGGTGCTCGTCGCCATCGTGGTGCTGATCGCCGGGCTGCGGGCGCTGGACGTCCCCTACGCGGCCTACGACCCGGGCGGCCGGCTGCTCAGCTTCTTCCTGGGGCCGGCGGTGGTCGCGCTGGGAGTGCCGCTGTACCGCCAGCTCGGGGAGATCCGGCGCAACGCGCGGGCGACCCTCGTCGCGCTGGCGGTGGGCGGCGCGGTGGGGATCCTGTCGGCGTGCGGGGTCGCGGCGCTCCTGAGCGCCTCGCCGGAGGTGGTCCGCTCGCTGGCGCCGCGCTCGGTGACCACGCCCATCGCCATCGAGATCGCCAGGCGCGCCGGCGGGCTCCCTTCGCTCTCGGCCGTGGTGGTGATCCTCTCGGGGGTGCTCGGCGCGGCGGTGGGGCCCGGCGTGCTCCGGGCGGTGGGGGTGCGCAGCCGGACGGCGACGGGGATCGCCCTGGGGGCATCCGCGCACGGGATCGGCACGGCGCGGGCGGTGGAAGAGGGGGAGGTGGAGGCCGCCGGCGCCGGGATCGCCATCGGGCTGATGGGAGTGGCGACGGCGGTGCTGACGCCCGGGGTGCTCGCGCTCCTCGCCTGGCTGGGAGCGCTGGGCTGA
- a CDS encoding type II toxin-antitoxin system HicB family antitoxin, whose amino-acid sequence MIEYRGYVGVFEYDPDDETFRGRVVNLGGKDGITFAGSSVEELQRELAASVEDYLAWCAERGEEPEKPFNGAFLVRTDPELHRAVAVAAARERKSVNAWVTDALRRATAEG is encoded by the coding sequence ATGATCGAGTACAGGGGATACGTGGGGGTCTTCGAGTACGACCCGGACGACGAGACCTTCCGGGGCCGCGTGGTGAACCTGGGAGGGAAGGACGGCATTACGTTCGCGGGCTCCTCCGTAGAGGAGTTGCAGCGGGAGCTCGCCGCCAGTGTCGAGGATTACCTGGCCTGGTGCGCAGAGCGGGGGGAGGAACCAGAGAAGCCATTCAACGGCGCCTTTCTGGTCCGGACGGATCCGGAGCTGCATCGCGCCGTTGCGGTCGCCGCGGCGCGAGAGCGGAAGAGCGTGAACGCGTGGGTAACGGACGCGCTCCGCAGGGCGACCGCCGAGGGGTAG
- a CDS encoding CidA/LrgA family protein, with protein MSEAEPPDRTRPGDPTAPEAAALEAEGMGPPGAGAPRLPWWRYAVGLGVLLAFLLAGDALASLGRLPLPGSVAGMLLLAAALQLGWLPVRWVELAAALLLRHMALLFVPPGVGLMVHFALLRREWLPIVLASAASTFAVMLAVGWLQQRLERDG; from the coding sequence GTGAGCGAGGCCGAGCCGCCGGACCGGACGCGTCCGGGAGATCCCACCGCGCCGGAGGCCGCCGCGCTGGAGGCGGAGGGGATGGGCCCTCCGGGCGCCGGGGCGCCGCGCCTGCCGTGGTGGCGCTATGCCGTGGGCCTGGGGGTCCTGCTCGCGTTCCTGCTCGCGGGAGACGCCCTGGCCTCGCTCGGGCGGCTCCCGCTCCCGGGGAGCGTGGCCGGGATGCTGCTGCTGGCCGCGGCGCTGCAGCTCGGCTGGCTCCCGGTGCGATGGGTGGAGCTCGCCGCGGCGCTCCTCCTCCGGCACATGGCGCTCCTCTTCGTCCCGCCCGGCGTGGGGCTGATGGTGCACTTCGCCCTGCTGCGGCGCGAGTGGCTTCCCATCGTCCTGGCGAGCGCGGCGAGCACCTTTGCGGTGATGCTGGCCGTCGGCTGGCTGCAGCAGCGGCTGGAGCGGGATGGCTGA
- a CDS encoding DUF4097 family beta strand repeat-containing protein, with amino-acid sequence MNSFRVPALVLMLLAGGPMAAAAQTAQDFRWSGVIPAGQRVEVKGINGAIRAEPSSGREVEVTAVRRAGRRGDVEDVRIETVPHDGGVTICAIYPTPRGQRENRCTPGENWQASNDNNDVSVDFVVRVPRGVHFLGRTVNGAVEAERMPANAFVSTVNGAVRVSAVGVVEASTVNGDIDAATGTANPGRDLEFRTVNGNITLRVPADFRAQVRAKLLNGNVSSDFPITVTRGRFVGAGASGEIGSGGRRLDLETVNGSIRIRRAGGE; translated from the coding sequence ATGAATAGCTTCCGCGTACCCGCGCTCGTGCTGATGCTCCTGGCGGGCGGACCGATGGCGGCCGCGGCGCAGACCGCGCAGGACTTCCGCTGGAGCGGCGTGATCCCGGCGGGCCAGCGGGTGGAGGTGAAGGGGATCAACGGCGCCATCCGCGCAGAGCCGTCCAGCGGGCGGGAGGTGGAGGTCACCGCGGTGCGGCGGGCCGGGCGGCGCGGCGACGTGGAGGACGTGCGCATCGAGACGGTGCCGCACGACGGCGGGGTGACCATCTGCGCCATCTACCCCACCCCGCGCGGACAGCGCGAGAACCGCTGCACCCCGGGCGAGAACTGGCAGGCGAGCAACGACAACAACGACGTGAGCGTCGACTTCGTGGTCCGCGTCCCCCGCGGCGTGCACTTCCTGGGCAGGACGGTGAACGGCGCCGTGGAGGCCGAGCGGATGCCGGCGAACGCGTTCGTCTCCACCGTGAACGGCGCGGTGCGGGTGAGCGCCGTCGGGGTGGTGGAGGCCAGCACCGTGAACGGAGACATCGACGCCGCCACCGGAACCGCCAACCCCGGGCGGGACCTGGAATTCCGCACGGTGAACGGGAACATCACCCTTCGCGTCCCCGCGGACTTCCGGGCCCAGGTCCGCGCGAAGCTCCTCAACGGGAACGTGAGCAGCGACTTCCCGATCACCGTCACCCGCGGCCGCTTCGTGGGCGCGGGCGCCTCTGGCGAGATCGGCAGCGGCGGGCGGAGGCTCGACCTGGAGACCGTCAACGGCAGCATCCGCATCCGGCGCGCCGGCGGGGAGTAG